From Haloarcula sp. CBA1127, a single genomic window includes:
- the msrA gene encoding peptide-methionine (S)-S-oxide reductase MsrA: MTQSAYEPTHPTELAVDAEALPPSATETATFGMGCFWGPDARFGAMPGVVRTRVGYAGGAEPNPSYYSLGDHTEVVQIEYDPDAVSYKDLLDVFWANHAPFSAPLKRQYRGVVLAHDDQQRETARRTRDDLESRTGKTVETAIETLDRFYLAEDYHQKYELRSTPVIADELEDRYGDAFVDSTVAARLNGFVAGYGEDDERETLFAELDISPAALSEVRRRL; encoded by the coding sequence ATGACTCAGAGTGCGTACGAGCCGACCCATCCGACCGAGCTGGCCGTCGACGCTGAAGCGCTGCCGCCATCGGCGACCGAGACGGCGACGTTCGGCATGGGCTGTTTCTGGGGCCCGGACGCGCGGTTCGGCGCAATGCCGGGCGTGGTCAGGACGCGGGTGGGCTACGCTGGTGGGGCCGAACCGAACCCCAGCTACTACTCGCTGGGCGACCACACCGAGGTCGTCCAGATTGAGTACGACCCCGACGCGGTGAGCTACAAGGACCTGCTAGACGTGTTCTGGGCAAACCATGCACCGTTCTCCGCGCCCCTGAAGCGCCAGTACCGCGGTGTGGTGCTGGCACACGACGACCAGCAACGCGAGACCGCCCGGCGGACACGAGATGATCTTGAATCCCGGACAGGGAAGACCGTCGAGACAGCCATCGAAACCCTCGACCGGTTCTATCTGGCGGAAGACTACCACCAGAAGTACGAGCTCCGTTCGACACCGGTGATCGCCGACGAACTCGAAGACCGCTACGGCGACGCATTCGTCGATTCGACGGTTGCCGCCCGGCTCAACGGCTTCGTCGCCGGCTACGGCGAGGACGACGAACGCGAGACGCTGTTTGCCGAACTGGATATCTCACCGGCTGCGCTCTCGGAGGTCCGCCGTCGACTCTGA
- a CDS encoding GH32 C-terminal domain-containing protein, with product MANSLRIGCLYAGACTDEQAAAYDWCQETVDDAERCALSSVDPSEYDVLWWHRDELFDERALADAPALAAYVRDGGTLLLTLSALSAVEPLGFEEVAPDATGWEEVPEPTGHLWQTLYDDHPIHADYDTLRVHTRGAGVTIPYARYESIAPQSGDVLASTIRGDTDVVKQMTILSWEPGNGQVLGIGSSVAFAQPTHDVCRGNRETLIENALAFLASDKRHPLTGRPKDVDTFGRLRERLDDDPSRPSYHVTPPANWLNDPNGLIHWNGRYHLFYQYNPAGPFHNTIHWGHAVSDDLVHWEDRPVALTPSPNGPDRDGCWSGCAVDNAGVPTVLYTGGRDKRQLPCIATATDDDLTAWDKDPDNPIIEELPSEPEVLRTEDWEGEFRDHCVWRENDTWYQLIGAGIEGGGGAALLYESADLRNWEYQGPILAGDRDTAGTVWECPELLDFGDRQLLHISNYEDVVYFLGTYEDGEFDADRRDKLDHGDFYAPQSMWTDDGRILTWGWLPEARDVSGQWDAGWSGAMSLPRELSLADDGGLCQRPAPELTELRGENTSHDVVRLDAGDTEQLPVESRSFELRATVRLEDAEAVELSVLESPDGEERTPIRYSYESEIAVDRSASSTDPQATGDTQTMRVRPYDAPLSLRVFVDGSVVEVFANERHCLTSRVYPTREDATGISLSADGGRATIASLDVWELDSVW from the coding sequence ATGGCAAATTCGCTACGCATCGGCTGTCTCTACGCCGGTGCCTGCACCGACGAGCAGGCAGCGGCCTACGACTGGTGTCAGGAGACAGTCGACGATGCCGAGCGATGCGCACTCTCATCTGTCGACCCGTCCGAGTACGATGTGCTCTGGTGGCATCGGGACGAACTGTTCGACGAGCGAGCGCTGGCCGACGCGCCGGCCCTGGCCGCATACGTCCGTGACGGCGGGACCCTCCTGCTGACGCTGAGCGCGCTCTCGGCTGTCGAACCGCTCGGGTTTGAGGAGGTCGCGCCAGACGCCACCGGTTGGGAAGAGGTCCCGGAGCCGACCGGCCACCTCTGGCAGACCCTGTACGACGACCACCCTATTCACGCAGACTACGACACCCTTCGCGTTCACACCCGCGGTGCCGGTGTCACGATTCCCTACGCGAGATACGAGTCAATCGCGCCCCAGTCAGGGGACGTGCTCGCGAGTACAATCCGAGGCGACACTGACGTAGTCAAACAGATGACGATACTCTCCTGGGAGCCTGGCAACGGGCAGGTACTGGGCATCGGGTCGTCCGTTGCGTTCGCCCAGCCGACCCACGACGTGTGTCGGGGCAACCGCGAGACGCTCATCGAGAACGCGCTGGCGTTCCTGGCGTCGGACAAACGGCACCCGCTGACCGGCCGCCCGAAGGATGTCGACACGTTCGGGCGGTTACGCGAGCGGCTCGACGACGACCCGAGTCGTCCGTCCTATCACGTGACGCCGCCGGCGAACTGGCTCAACGACCCGAACGGGCTCATCCACTGGAACGGCCGCTATCACCTGTTCTACCAGTACAACCCCGCCGGACCGTTTCACAACACGATCCACTGGGGCCACGCTGTCAGCGACGACCTTGTCCACTGGGAGGACCGCCCGGTCGCGCTCACACCCTCGCCCAACGGCCCGGACCGGGACGGCTGCTGGTCCGGCTGTGCGGTCGACAACGCTGGCGTCCCGACCGTGCTGTACACGGGTGGTCGCGACAAGCGCCAGCTCCCCTGTATCGCCACCGCCACAGATGACGACCTTACGGCCTGGGACAAGGACCCGGATAACCCCATTATCGAGGAGTTGCCGTCCGAGCCGGAAGTGCTCCGCACCGAGGACTGGGAAGGAGAGTTCCGGGACCACTGCGTCTGGCGCGAGAACGACACTTGGTACCAGCTCATCGGAGCCGGAATCGAGGGCGGCGGCGGGGCGGCGCTACTGTACGAGTCAGCCGACCTCCGGAACTGGGAGTACCAGGGCCCGATACTCGCTGGCGACCGCGACACCGCTGGAACCGTCTGGGAGTGCCCGGAACTGCTTGATTTCGGCGACAGACAGCTTCTCCACATCTCGAACTACGAAGACGTGGTGTACTTCCTCGGGACGTACGAAGACGGCGAGTTCGACGCCGACCGCCGCGACAAGCTCGACCACGGCGACTTCTACGCCCCACAGTCGATGTGGACCGACGACGGCCGCATCCTGACCTGGGGGTGGCTCCCTGAGGCCCGCGACGTGAGCGGGCAGTGGGATGCCGGCTGGTCCGGTGCGATGTCGCTGCCCCGGGAGCTGTCGCTGGCCGACGACGGTGGCCTGTGCCAGCGGCCGGCCCCCGAACTCACAGAGCTACGTGGCGAAAACACCAGTCACGACGTGGTGCGCCTTGATGCGGGCGATACCGAGCAGTTGCCGGTCGAGAGCCGGTCGTTCGAACTCCGCGCAACCGTCCGGCTGGAGGACGCTGAAGCCGTCGAACTGTCCGTCCTCGAATCGCCGGACGGCGAGGAACGGACACCGATTCGGTACTCCTACGAGAGCGAAATCGCCGTCGACCGGTCGGCCTCGAGCACCGACCCGCAGGCGACCGGCGACACCCAAACGATGCGGGTCCGACCGTACGACGCACCACTGTCGCTGCGTGTCTTCGTCGATGGGAGTGTCGTCGAGGTGTTCGCCAACGAACGGCACTGCCTGACCAGCCGCGTGTATCCGACCCGCGAGGACGCCACCGGCATCTCGCTGTCGGCCGACGGCGGGCGCGCCACTATCGCGTCGCTGGACGTCTGGGAACTGGACTCGGTCTGGTAG
- a CDS encoding DNA methyltransferase, whose product MQTFLHLLHEYEFDLPDRFDGDPRTPAAYVEHFLSEYTDAGDTVLDPFAGFGTTLRVAERMGREAYGIEYDAEVASFAREQVDHHERVIHGDALDATSYDDVPPVDCCFTSPPYMVKEMDADPLTNYTETGRDYERYLADLRCVFDHVDGLLKKGGHVLVDISNMKFEGAVTTLAWDVASEMADRFRFEGEVVVTWQADNSSRDHGEGTYGYGYDHSYCLVFEQEGDAAESSDNPR is encoded by the coding sequence ATGCAGACGTTCCTCCACCTCCTCCACGAGTACGAATTTGACCTCCCTGACAGGTTCGACGGCGACCCACGTACGCCCGCCGCCTATGTCGAGCACTTTCTGTCAGAGTACACCGACGCTGGCGACACTGTCCTCGACCCGTTCGCCGGATTCGGGACGACCCTTCGGGTCGCAGAACGTATGGGACGGGAGGCATACGGCATCGAGTACGACGCCGAGGTCGCGTCGTTCGCTCGTGAGCAAGTCGACCATCACGAGCGGGTCATCCACGGCGACGCGCTGGACGCCACGAGCTATGACGACGTGCCGCCCGTCGACTGCTGTTTCACCTCGCCACCGTACATGGTCAAGGAGATGGATGCAGACCCGTTGACGAACTATACCGAGACGGGTCGGGACTACGAGCGGTATCTTGCAGACCTTAGGTGCGTGTTCGACCACGTCGACGGTCTGCTGAAAAAGGGCGGCCACGTTCTCGTCGACATCTCGAACATGAAGTTCGAAGGAGCGGTGACAACGCTCGCGTGGGATGTCGCGAGCGAGATGGCCGACCGGTTCCGGTTCGAAGGTGAGGTTGTTGTAACGTGGCAGGCCGACAACTCCTCACGCGACCACGGTGAAGGCACATACGGCTACGGGTACGATCATAGCTATTGCCTCGTGTTCGAACAAGAAGGGGACGCTGCTGAGTCCTCCGATAATCCGCGATAG
- a CDS encoding response regulator, with the protein MSIEVLLVDEDVDVLEIVGTFLGQEDEFEITTEADPEAALDLATNGDFDAVVSDYKMPRLDGMELCAALRDNDVDIPFLLFTAREHDDVADAAAEHGVTAVVQKGTGTEQYSVLADRIRDTI; encoded by the coding sequence ATGAGTATCGAGGTCCTACTGGTAGACGAGGACGTAGACGTTCTGGAAATCGTCGGGACGTTTCTGGGACAGGAAGACGAGTTCGAGATAACGACCGAGGCTGACCCAGAAGCGGCACTGGACCTGGCAACTAACGGCGATTTCGACGCCGTCGTCAGTGACTACAAGATGCCCCGGCTTGACGGGATGGAGCTGTGTGCCGCGCTCCGAGATAACGACGTCGACATCCCGTTTCTGCTGTTTACGGCCCGCGAACACGACGACGTCGCAGACGCTGCCGCAGAACACGGCGTCACTGCCGTGGTCCAGAAAGGAACGGGCACGGAGCAGTACAGCGTGCTCGCCGACCGGATTCGCGACACCATCTAG
- a CDS encoding FlaD/FlaE family flagellar protein, with the protein MTINPRDYDLDELRKMARQRGNGMGDEDVPDPTDLDMGLDDADEEVLAGSSFRSGLYRELLPFLGGDAHEKPYLEALPETYAAEFVVFEWLEFLLMHSGYKGADEALDYYRSIDWITEDVQDDLSDYLLGIDESATNDDNELSVDDHMLSLVYVAKLTAMT; encoded by the coding sequence ATGACCATCAACCCGCGCGATTACGACCTCGACGAGTTACGGAAGATGGCTCGTCAGCGGGGCAACGGGATGGGCGACGAGGACGTCCCGGACCCAACGGACCTTGACATGGGGCTTGACGACGCCGATGAAGAGGTGCTTGCGGGGAGTTCGTTCCGCTCCGGGCTGTACCGTGAACTGCTGCCGTTCCTCGGTGGTGACGCCCACGAGAAGCCCTATCTCGAAGCACTGCCCGAGACCTACGCTGCGGAGTTCGTGGTCTTCGAGTGGCTTGAGTTCCTGCTGATGCACTCCGGGTATAAGGGGGCTGACGAAGCGCTCGATTACTATCGGTCGATCGACTGGATAACAGAGGACGTGCAGGACGACCTCTCGGATTATCTGCTTGGTATCGACGAGTCCGCGACCAACGACGACAACGAACTGAGCGTCGACGACCATATGCTAAGTCTCGTCTACGTTGCGAAGCTCACTGCGATGACATAA
- a CDS encoding cob(I)yrinic acid a,c-diamide adenosyltransferase has translation MTIYTGRGDQGQTDLRNMERVSKDSRRIEAYGTVDEVNALVGVVRPTGHDDIDEKLRVIQNHLHIVQADFANPSPEEDDPRIQESHVETLEDLIDEADSELDPLESFILPSGSEPGAKLHHARAVCRRAERRCVSFAAEEAGVNETAIIYLNRLSDALFTLARLVNKREGIREENPDY, from the coding sequence ATGACAATCTATACCGGTCGCGGTGACCAAGGCCAGACAGACCTCCGGAACATGGAGCGGGTCTCGAAGGATAGCCGCCGTATCGAGGCGTACGGCACCGTCGACGAAGTGAACGCGCTGGTCGGCGTCGTCAGGCCGACCGGTCACGACGACATCGACGAGAAGCTCCGGGTCATCCAGAACCACCTTCACATCGTGCAGGCCGACTTCGCCAATCCCAGCCCAGAGGAGGACGACCCGCGGATACAGGAGTCCCACGTCGAGACGCTCGAAGACCTCATCGACGAGGCCGATTCGGAACTGGACCCACTCGAATCGTTCATCCTTCCGTCCGGGTCCGAACCTGGGGCGAAGCTCCACCACGCCCGTGCGGTCTGTCGGCGCGCCGAGCGCCGCTGTGTCTCCTTCGCCGCCGAGGAGGCCGGTGTCAACGAGACGGCTATCATCTACCTGAACCGGCTCTCGGACGCCCTGTTCACGCTCGCCCGCCTCGTCAACAAGCGCGAGGGCATCCGCGAGGAAAACCCCGATTACTGA
- a CDS encoding NAD(P)/FAD-dependent oxidoreductase translates to MRVAVLGAGYAGLTLARKLEQTLPDSVSLVVVDEQTEHLVQHELHRVVRRPSLAEEITVDLDDVLDCEIRQATVTDVDPDAGVATLDGSETLSYDVGAVCLGAQTAFYDLPGVREHATPLKRLDDAREIRERFLELSDGDRVVVGGAGLSGVQVAGELAEMREDSDIEVLLLEQEDAVAPAFPASFQSAVHDALVDAGVTVRTGTGVAEADADAITLEDGSDLAMDQFVWTGGIEGSTALDADRPVVRADLRLGESTFAVGDAARVVDSDGEAVPASAAAAIREARVAADNIGTLVDRTQGSSGEFQPRLTQYQFNVPGWLVSVGDDAVAKVGPSILTGAAALALKTTVGAGYLGTVGAVQNAVDLVGEELDLHDEGENE, encoded by the coding sequence ATGCGCGTCGCCGTCCTCGGAGCCGGATATGCCGGACTCACGCTCGCCAGGAAACTCGAACAGACCCTCCCCGACAGCGTCTCGCTGGTCGTCGTCGACGAACAGACAGAACACCTCGTCCAGCACGAACTCCACCGGGTCGTCCGGCGACCGTCGCTGGCCGAGGAAATTACCGTCGACCTCGATGACGTCCTCGACTGTGAAATTCGACAGGCGACGGTCACCGATGTCGACCCGGATGCCGGCGTGGCGACGCTTGACGGGTCGGAGACGCTGTCCTACGACGTGGGTGCGGTGTGTCTCGGCGCGCAGACGGCGTTCTACGACCTCCCGGGCGTACGCGAGCATGCGACGCCACTGAAGCGCCTCGACGACGCCCGCGAGATCCGCGAGCGCTTTCTCGAACTCAGTGACGGCGACCGTGTGGTTGTCGGCGGCGCTGGCCTGTCCGGTGTGCAGGTGGCCGGCGAACTGGCCGAGATGCGCGAGGACAGCGATATAGAGGTCCTCCTGCTCGAACAGGAAGACGCCGTCGCGCCGGCATTCCCGGCGTCGTTCCAGTCGGCCGTCCACGACGCGCTGGTCGACGCCGGCGTGACAGTCAGGACCGGAACCGGGGTGGCCGAGGCCGATGCCGACGCCATTACGCTCGAGGACGGCTCGGACCTGGCGATGGACCAGTTCGTCTGGACCGGCGGTATCGAGGGGTCGACGGCGCTCGACGCCGACCGACCCGTCGTCCGGGCGGACCTCCGACTCGGCGAGTCGACGTTCGCCGTCGGCGACGCCGCTCGGGTCGTCGACAGCGACGGCGAGGCTGTGCCGGCGAGCGCAGCGGCGGCCATCCGCGAGGCCCGCGTGGCCGCGGACAACATTGGGACACTCGTCGACCGGACACAGGGTAGCTCCGGCGAGTTCCAGCCCCGACTCACCCAGTATCAGTTCAACGTGCCAGGCTGGCTCGTCTCGGTCGGCGACGACGCCGTGGCGAAGGTCGGCCCCTCTATCCTCACCGGGGCGGCCGCGCTGGCGCTCAAGACGACTGTCGGCGCAGGCTATCTGGGAACGGTAGGTGCCGTCCAGAACGCGGTCGATCTCGTCGGCGAGGAACTGGACCTCCACGACGAGGGAGAAAACGAGTAG
- the mvaD gene encoding phosphomevalonate decarboxylase MvaD — MKATAKAHPIQGLVKYHGMRDEELRLPYHDSISVCTAPSHSKTTAAFDPDREEDVYVIDGEEVTGRGAERIDAVVDHVRDLAGIDHGVRFESANNFPTNIGFGSSSSGFAAAAMALVEAAGLDMTRPEISTVARRGSSSAARAVTGAFSHLRTGMNDRDCRSERIETDLEDDLRIVAGMVPSYKETEEAHKEAAESHMFESRMAHIHGQISDMRDALYDGDFDAVFDLAEKDSLSLAAATMTGPAGWVYWQPRTIEIFNAIRELRNAEDVPVYFSVDTGASVYINTTEEYVGRVEETVADCGVDTRVWDVGGPAQILDEDKALF, encoded by the coding sequence ATGAAAGCGACCGCGAAGGCACATCCGATTCAGGGGCTGGTCAAGTACCACGGGATGCGCGACGAGGAACTGCGACTGCCGTACCACGACAGCATCTCCGTCTGTACCGCACCGAGCCACTCGAAGACGACGGCCGCCTTCGACCCGGACCGCGAAGAGGACGTGTACGTCATCGACGGTGAAGAGGTCACCGGCCGCGGGGCCGAGCGTATCGACGCCGTCGTGGACCACGTCCGCGACCTCGCCGGCATCGACCACGGGGTCCGCTTCGAATCGGCGAACAACTTCCCGACGAACATCGGCTTTGGCTCGTCCTCGTCCGGCTTTGCCGCCGCGGCGATGGCCCTCGTCGAGGCGGCCGGTCTCGACATGACGCGACCCGAGATCTCGACGGTCGCACGCCGCGGCTCCTCCTCGGCCGCGCGTGCGGTGACGGGTGCGTTCTCCCACCTCCGGACCGGCATGAACGACAGGGACTGCCGGAGCGAGCGCATCGAGACGGACCTCGAAGACGACCTGCGAATCGTCGCCGGCATGGTCCCATCCTACAAGGAAACCGAGGAGGCACACAAGGAGGCCGCCGAGAGCCACATGTTCGAGTCCCGGATGGCCCACATCCACGGCCAGATCTCGGATATGCGCGACGCGCTGTACGACGGCGATTTCGACGCCGTCTTCGACCTCGCCGAGAAGGACTCCCTGTCGCTGGCCGCCGCGACGATGACCGGGCCGGCCGGCTGGGTGTACTGGCAACCGCGAACCATCGAGATATTCAACGCCATCCGGGAGCTCCGGAACGCCGAGGACGTGCCGGTGTACTTCTCCGTCGACACCGGCGCGAGCGTCTACATCAATACGACCGAGGAGTACGTCGGCCGCGTCGAAGAGACGGTTGCCGACTGCGGCGTCGACACCCGCGTCTGGGATGTCGGTGGCCCCGCACAGATTCTCGACGAGGACAAGGCGCTGTTCTGA
- a CDS encoding rod shape-determining protein, translated as MSDEDADDDTGSESDAGVSSDGAAAVPVGVKLGSTRTVIALPGEHGTENRIIKTLTCMATYEDALTGEEKILYGEEAAREYPDRVEYMLRSGLPEDADRAEMTKTFFEAIIDEHDIPEHSGVVYAIPTIDNPTGLENLQNVIENSSIGLDLVESYPESLCGSIPAFGDDLEAIDEIFVAVNMGSTNLEASAYRRGEQLSPFTTGAVTGNEVDRMIANYVEEETQGRVNIDNQTAREYKEEHADFVDFEPFTDIIQQPGGGSHEFTIERSVMDAVNEYLDDAVDELANTFLPELANDYMKVYQLALDRPIAITGGMACIPGIVDEFEERLSAELNRDIEVIAADEPDVAPTIGAQRIAARLVETN; from the coding sequence ATGAGTGACGAGGATGCGGACGACGACACCGGGTCCGAATCGGACGCCGGTGTGTCGTCGGACGGCGCTGCCGCTGTTCCGGTCGGGGTCAAGCTCGGGAGCACCCGGACCGTCATTGCCCTGCCGGGCGAACACGGCACGGAGAACCGGATCATCAAGACACTGACGTGCATGGCGACGTACGAGGACGCCCTGACCGGCGAAGAGAAGATCCTCTACGGCGAAGAAGCGGCCCGCGAGTATCCGGACCGCGTTGAGTACATGCTTCGGTCGGGGCTCCCCGAAGACGCCGACCGGGCCGAGATGACCAAGACGTTCTTCGAGGCTATTATCGACGAACATGACATCCCGGAACACAGCGGCGTCGTGTACGCCATCCCGACCATTGACAATCCGACCGGGCTGGAGAACCTCCAGAACGTCATCGAGAACTCCTCTATCGGGCTAGACCTCGTCGAGAGCTATCCGGAGTCGCTGTGTGGCTCCATCCCGGCATTTGGTGACGACCTCGAAGCCATCGACGAGATCTTCGTCGCTGTCAACATGGGGTCGACGAACCTCGAAGCCTCCGCGTACCGCCGCGGCGAGCAGCTCTCCCCCTTCACGACGGGCGCGGTGACCGGGAACGAAGTCGACCGGATGATCGCCAACTACGTCGAGGAAGAAACGCAAGGCCGTGTCAACATCGACAATCAGACTGCCCGTGAATACAAAGAAGAGCACGCCGACTTCGTCGATTTCGAGCCGTTCACGGACATTATCCAGCAGCCCGGCGGTGGCTCACACGAATTCACCATCGAGCGCTCTGTGATGGACGCAGTCAACGAGTACCTCGATGACGCCGTCGACGAACTGGCGAACACCTTCCTGCCGGAACTGGCCAACGACTACATGAAAGTGTACCAGCTAGCACTGGACCGGCCGATCGCCATCACCGGTGGTATGGCCTGCATCCCCGGCATCGTTGACGAGTTCGAAGAACGACTCAGTGCGGAGCTGAACCGCGACATCGAAGTCATCGCCGCCGACGAACCGGACGTCGCGCCGACCATCGGCGCACAGCGGATCGCGGCCCGTCTCGTCGAGACCAACTAG
- a CDS encoding ParA family protein, with protein sequence MMNRQSETGPARFCVTNAKGGTGKTTVAINVAGALNDRGRDVLFIDLDPQGNATEGVGLVEAYDADPPTLFDALTGDPSALGDLICEGEEMDVIPSSIDMLQAEHELTIADLIARVNTQGGDIDQAALASFAINITPEMVTGSHALDTLDRALSTLDADYDYVIIDCPPFYGKLTDTGMYAAQNVLIPALTEATSERAIELLMDQMAAMERQTDASINTLGVVANRVETTSEDETMLEWFNMAFPDSPVWEVRKRVALQRAFSAGQSIFATEESCDMAAVFEDIAAELDEQFGFTDTEVPA encoded by the coding sequence ATGATGAACCGGCAATCAGAAACCGGTCCAGCCCGCTTCTGTGTGACCAACGCGAAAGGCGGGACCGGAAAGACGACAGTTGCTATCAACGTAGCCGGTGCACTGAACGACCGCGGCCGGGACGTCCTCTTTATCGACCTCGACCCGCAGGGCAACGCCACGGAAGGCGTCGGCCTCGTCGAGGCGTACGACGCCGACCCGCCGACGCTGTTCGACGCACTGACCGGCGACCCATCGGCGCTGGGCGATCTTATCTGCGAGGGCGAGGAGATGGACGTGATCCCCTCCAGCATCGATATGCTCCAGGCCGAACACGAACTGACCATCGCCGACCTCATCGCCCGGGTCAACACCCAGGGCGGGGATATCGACCAGGCCGCGCTGGCTTCGTTCGCTATCAACATCACGCCGGAGATGGTCACAGGGTCACACGCGCTCGACACGCTCGACCGGGCGCTGTCGACGCTCGACGCCGACTACGACTACGTTATCATCGACTGCCCGCCGTTCTACGGGAAGCTGACCGACACCGGCATGTACGCCGCACAGAACGTCCTCATTCCCGCACTGACTGAGGCCACCTCCGAGCGAGCCATCGAACTGCTGATGGACCAGATGGCCGCGATGGAGCGCCAGACCGACGCGTCGATCAACACGCTCGGCGTCGTCGCCAACCGGGTCGAAACGACATCCGAAGACGAGACGATGCTCGAATGGTTTAACATGGCGTTCCCGGACAGCCCCGTCTGGGAGGTCCGCAAACGGGTAGCGCTGCAGCGCGCGTTCAGCGCTGGCCAGTCTATCTTCGCGACCGAGGAATCGTGTGACATGGCGGCTGTCTTCGAGGACATCGCCGCAGAACTCGACGAGCAGTTCGGCTTTACCGACACAGAGGTACCAGCATGA
- a CDS encoding IS6 family transposase, whose translation MPEISRLSGHRDWIDLDFVERERTPESAMALGIQSHVAGLSLSNTVELLDSLGVQRSRKAIHDWVQKADLQPESGKSPNQVALDETVIRINNQQFWLYAAADPQSNELLHVRLFATTTTTLTEIFLRELRQKHDVETAVFLVDGAQHLQTALQRTGLRFQMCRHGNRNAVERIFRELKRRTSSFSNSFSHVDPETAENWLQSFDCWHNATN comes from the coding sequence ATGCCAGAAATCAGCCGCCTCAGCGGACATAGAGACTGGATTGATTTGGATTTTGTGGAGCGTGAGCGGACACCCGAGTCGGCGATGGCGTTGGGTATTCAATCCCACGTTGCGGGACTGTCGTTGTCGAATACCGTCGAATTACTCGATTCGCTGGGTGTCCAACGCAGTCGGAAAGCGATCCACGATTGGGTTCAGAAAGCCGATCTACAGCCCGAATCTGGGAAATCTCCGAATCAGGTTGCGCTCGACGAAACAGTGATTCGCATCAATAATCAGCAATTCTGGCTGTACGCTGCCGCCGATCCGCAGTCGAACGAACTGCTTCACGTCCGGCTGTTTGCGACGACTACGACCACCCTCACGGAAATTTTCCTGCGCGAACTTCGGCAAAAACACGATGTCGAAACTGCCGTTTTTCTTGTTGATGGCGCTCAACACCTCCAAACTGCACTGCAACGAACTGGACTCCGATTTCAGATGTGTCGCCACGGAAATCGGAACGCTGTCGAACGGATTTTTCGAGAACTGAAGCGTCGAACCTCGTCGTTTTCAAACTCCTTCAGTCACGTCGACCCCGAAACCGCCGAAAACTGGTTGCAGAGTTTCGATTGCTGGCATAATGCTACAAACTAA
- a CDS encoding chemotaxis protein CheW encodes MSDDERMDRAERIRQMREGNKAETTDDTAETDEASVDGSGEQPDDEGETEETAGEAADTEPATAASDDAPDEASAADGQADNDTGSATDSSGTATDQSDTDAIAAAQRAAEASAQMTPENVDAGVADQPTEDLSASASPMQGPTGVELPDQELIEEAMASDNTATTEGGARAAAIDDDATQTEELVRVLEFALGDEYYCLDIDYVEEIVKRESVTRVPNTDDYVEGVVDLRGQITTILNPKEMMDIDSDGSENLIVVFDAGVFEEQGAMGWIVDEVRQVVPVAESEVNTAPVDGDYINGVVDRDGEDEFVIWIEPDDVLGNATADGED; translated from the coding sequence ATGAGTGACGACGAACGCATGGACAGGGCGGAGCGCATCCGACAGATGCGCGAGGGGAACAAGGCAGAAACTACCGACGACACCGCGGAGACGGACGAAGCCTCCGTGGATGGGTCCGGCGAACAGCCCGACGACGAGGGCGAAACCGAGGAGACGGCAGGCGAGGCCGCCGACACGGAACCGGCGACCGCCGCCAGCGATGACGCGCCTGACGAAGCGTCTGCAGCCGATGGACAGGCCGACAATGACACCGGCAGCGCCACCGACTCCAGCGGCACAGCCACTGACCAGAGCGACACCGACGCGATTGCTGCCGCACAGCGGGCGGCAGAGGCCTCAGCACAGATGACCCCTGAGAACGTCGACGCCGGTGTTGCCGACCAGCCGACGGAGGACCTGTCGGCGTCGGCCAGCCCGATGCAGGGGCCGACCGGCGTCGAGTTGCCGGACCAGGAACTCATTGAGGAGGCGATGGCGTCGGACAACACCGCCACGACCGAAGGTGGCGCTCGCGCCGCGGCTATCGACGACGACGCGACCCAGACAGAAGAACTGGTCCGGGTACTCGAATTCGCGCTCGGTGACGAGTACTACTGTCTCGACATCGACTACGTTGAGGAGATTGTCAAACGCGAGTCGGTCACCCGCGTTCCCAACACCGATGACTACGTCGAGGGCGTCGTTGACCTCCGGGGGCAGATTACGACGATCCTCAATCCCAAGGAGATGATGGATATCGACAGCGACGGGTCGGAGAACCTCATCGTCGTCTTTGATGCAGGTGTGTTCGAGGAACAGGGCGCGATGGGCTGGATCGTCGACGAGGTCCGGCAGGTCGTGCCTGTCGCTGAATCCGAAGTGAACACCGCCCCAGTCGACGGCGATTACATCAACGGTGTCGTTGACCGCGACGGCGAAGACGAGTTCGTCATCTGGATCGAACCCGATGACGTGCTCGGGAACGCAACCGCGGACGGCGAAGACTGA